One bacterium genomic window carries:
- a CDS encoding AMP-binding protein: NIFYTAPTAIRALMKEGESWVTKHDLSSLQVLGSVGEPINPEAWMWYHKYVGKEKLPIVDTWWQTETGGILITGLPGAITAKPGSATKPFPGVVPKVVKEDGSPAGTNEGGYLVIDKPWPGMLRGTYGDPENKRIKEVYFSMYPGVYFTGDGARVDDDGDFWLMGRIDDVINISGHRLGTAEVESALVSHEAVAEAAVVGYPHDIKGEGIYAYVTLKQGVEPTDALKKTLVGHVRTVIGPIATPDKLHFAPGLPKTRSGKIMRRILRLIARGDVHNLGDTSTLLDPTVVDTLVKGKQ, from the coding sequence GAACATTTTCTATACCGCACCGACGGCGATCAGGGCGCTCATGAAAGAAGGCGAGAGCTGGGTGACCAAACATGACCTTTCCTCGCTGCAGGTCCTCGGGTCGGTCGGCGAACCCATCAACCCCGAGGCCTGGATGTGGTACCACAAGTACGTGGGCAAGGAAAAGCTCCCGATCGTGGACACCTGGTGGCAGACCGAGACGGGCGGGATCCTGATCACCGGGCTTCCGGGAGCCATAACCGCCAAACCGGGGTCGGCAACCAAGCCTTTCCCGGGCGTTGTTCCCAAGGTGGTGAAGGAGGATGGCTCGCCGGCAGGCACGAACGAAGGCGGCTATCTGGTGATCGACAAGCCCTGGCCGGGAATGCTCCGGGGCACCTACGGCGATCCGGAGAACAAGCGGATCAAGGAGGTCTACTTCTCGATGTACCCCGGCGTCTACTTCACCGGCGACGGCGCCCGGGTGGACGACGACGGCGACTTCTGGCTGATGGGCCGGATCGACGACGTCATCAACATCTCCGGCCACCGGCTTGGAACGGCGGAGGTCGAGTCGGCCCTCGTCAGCCACGAGGCGGTCGCCGAAGCCGCGGTCGTCGGCTACCCCCACGACATCAAGGGCGAGGGCATCTATGCCTACGTCACGCTCAAGCAGGGGGTTGAGCCCACGGACGCGCTGAAGAAGACCCTCGTCGGCCACGTGCGCACCGTCATCGGACCGATCGCCACCCCCGACAAGCTCCACTTCGCTCCGGGCCTGCCGAAGACCCGCTCGGGCAAGATCATGCGCCGGATCCTGCGCCTGATCGCCCGCGGCGACGTCCACAACCTCGGCGACACCTCCACGCTCCTCGACCCGACCGTCGTCGACACTCTCGTCAAGGGCAAGCAGTAG
- a CDS encoding hydrolase translates to MTRIRESRIDREDAVLLVVDIQERLAAAMAEREKVVANAGHLVAAAKLLDVPVLHTEQYPRGLGPTVPELREALGPALPVEKLTFDCCGEPSFTPALEAAGCSTVIVCGMETHICVLQTVLGLLAQGLAVHVVADAACSRNPDNARVALELMRDAGAVVTCTETVLFQLLVRAGTPQFKAIQARIK, encoded by the coding sequence ATGACACGCATCCGGGAGTCCAGGATCGACCGCGAGGACGCGGTCCTGCTCGTCGTCGACATCCAGGAGCGGCTCGCCGCGGCGATGGCCGAGCGGGAGAAGGTCGTCGCCAACGCCGGCCACCTCGTCGCGGCGGCGAAGCTCCTCGACGTGCCGGTGCTGCACACCGAGCAGTACCCGAGAGGCCTCGGGCCGACCGTGCCCGAGCTGCGCGAGGCGCTCGGGCCGGCGCTGCCGGTCGAGAAGCTGACGTTCGACTGCTGCGGCGAGCCCTCGTTCACGCCGGCGCTCGAGGCCGCCGGGTGCTCCACGGTGATCGTCTGCGGGATGGAGACCCACATCTGCGTGCTCCAGACCGTCCTCGGCCTGCTGGCGCAGGGGCTCGCGGTGCACGTGGTGGCGGACGCGGCCTGCTCGCGCAACCCCGACAACGCCCGGGTCGCGCTGGAGCTGATGCGGGACGCCGGCGCCGTGGTCACCTGCACGGAAACCGTGCTCTTCCAGCTGCTCGTGCGCGCCGGCACCCCGCAGTTCAAGGCCATCCAGGCCAGGATCAAGTAG